In Leptospira congkakensis, the DNA window TATTCCATTTATATGATGCTAGGTGATATACCTATGGCAGAGAAAAAATGGAAAGAAACTTCGGAACTTGCCTACGAGTTTCGATTGGATGAAGAAATGTTTTGGGCAAATGCGCAAAGATTCAAATGGGAAAAATCCCGTCGTGGGCACGAGCGGAGTTCAACCTATTCTAGTTATGGAAAAGAAGCGATTCAAACATATCAGAACAATCTGGCAGTTCGACTTTTTTCTCCGAAACATCGTTTGGTCGACTTTTTGGAAACTTATTCAGAAGCTCAATTAGAATCTCTTGAATTAAAAGGTCTCGTGAACCATTGGGAAAATTTTAGAAGTTTAGAGTTGTTTAGAGATTTGGTTTCCGCACAATTTGAATTTGAAGATTCTAAGTTAAATTTATACTATCAAGATTTAATAAAATGGGTTAAGGGTTATCGTAAACTCACTCAATCTATTTCAGAAAAAACTTTAAAACGTGAGTCTGTAACGAACGTCCTCAAACAACAAACAAATGAAATTCAAAATTTGGATGGAATTTTGAATAAACTTAAAGTTGTATCTCCAGAAAGATCTACTTTTTTAGAGCCAACTCGAACTGCTGTTGACCATTTCCCAAATGGTTGGATGGGTTTATTTCCATCAAATCAAGCGGTTCATCTTTTATATTCCTCACAAGGGAAACTGAGAAAAGAAACTTGTGAACAAAAAGCAGAAATTCGTTTGTGTTTACCAAAAATAACAGATCCTTCACCTTCTTTGCAAATCATTGGGAAAAAGGTAAACGGGAGTTTGGTGAAATCTGTTTTGGATGGATACAGAAGTTCTGATATATTTCCCGTTCTTTTGTTTGATAGGACTCATAACGAATTATTTTCTGAGCGAAATGAACGAAGACTTAAATGGGTCACTGTTTATGGAGATTTGAAAAATGATAAAAAAGAAACCAACCTTCGTCATTTACCCTCAGGAAATTTAGGTATTTATCTTTATGACACTGACTATTTGGTTACGAATCGTCCGTTAGAAAATCAAACGAGCCTCTTCGGTGATGAAAACTCGTATATTCTTCCGTTAAGAGAAATATTCCAAGGGAATGGCTCTGAAATTTCTGTTATAGGATTAAACGAATCAAATTTTAATACATCCAAACAATGGAATCTTCTTAGCAAGCTATATGAAGTATTACGCTCCAAACGAATTCAAAATATGGTTTCTTATCCAGTAAATATTCATGAAGACTATTCTTCTTTGAGGTTAAGTAAGTTTGCAAAAGACAAAAATCGTTTTTTGATCGGAAACTGGAAAGAGTTTTCGATTTCTAAAGATGGGCTTGGTAAAAAAGCAGAAGAGTTGATGGAGTCTGGTTTTCTTAAAGAAAAATCCAAAGAATTTGTAGATGCTTATGAAAGTTATTATACAGCCTCAACTCTTTTAGACGATGATGATCCTTCATTGCCTTCTTTGGAATTGAAGTTAGCAAAATTAAAAACAGAAATATTCCCAAATGTTCAAAGAAGATCTATTTTTAAACCGCTTTGGACAAAATATACGAATTCAAATTTTCAGAATCAAATTCGTTATGAATATTTAGTTTCCTGTTTATCTTCAAAAGATAAAGAAGATTGTAAATATAACTCTTCTGATTTTATAGGGGAGGAAAAAGATTCTTATTTAGGGGCATTGAGTTTTTATTTTCAACTGCGTAGTGGGAAAGTAGGTGATTTAAATTCTAAAAATGAACTTAGATCGAAGGTTGAAATTAAAGAAGATCCATTTTTGCAAGCGTATCGATTGGGTACTTTGTATATCCAAAATTATATGTTTTATGAAGCTGAATCGGAAACAAACAAACTTTCAAAACTAGCAAAAACGCCAAAAGAGAAAACTGTCGTTAAAAATAGATTTTTAGAATTATACTTTCATAAAGGATTTTTGTTCGGTGATCAGGATATATATTTAACAGCTTTAACATCCACTTCTGCTTACAACTATGGATTCAAAAAAGATTGGAAAAATTTTGATGAAAAAATTCTTTCTCGAGATTTTACAAAGTTTGGTTATGCAGATTCCATTTATGATTCTTATCGTTTGCGCTTGTATTCTGCTTGGAAGGAACAAATCCAAACGGGTTTTTTCGAACCCATGTCGTTGACTCCTGAATACTTAACAAGTGGAGATTCTGTAATTACAAAACTGTCGCACCTTAATAAAACTTTGTTGTTTCATTTGCTTTTGAGCTCCATTCCTTTTCAAAAGAATCAAGAAGTAAACTCATTGATTGAACTTTTAGTAACAGAAGAATTAAAAGAGGGTCGAAATTATAGAACTTTATTCTTTCGAATGGAGTTAGCGAAAGCGTTATTACTTCGCGGTGAATTGGAAATGGCGGAATCTTTAGTCACTAAAATTCAAACCATGAATAAGGAGTTAGGCGAAGGTAATCGCTATTGGCAAGAAAAATGGAGCGATTTTAAGTGGAAACTTGAGTATCTTAAAAATCAATCTTCCAATTCTTCACATTCTAGCCCTTTTTTGAAATTGTTCCAAACGGCAAAGTCTAAAAAACCAGAAGATTTTATTTCTCTCCTAAATGATTTTAATAAAAAATATCGTGCTGAGTATTTGAGTCCTGAACTAAAAGAAGAGTATGAATTTTTATTCCATTTTCTTTTGCAGCAGAGTTTAGAAAAAAATAGTTCTGAAAGTTTTTTTGATTTAGCTGTTGCTCGGGAAATCTTTCGTTTTACTTCAGAACGATTTTCTAATACGGAAATGTATGTAAGGCATATTCCTAACTTCGAAGTTTATTCGGAAAGACTAAAAAAGAAAATGGTTGGGAAACAGGAATTCCACGGTTTATTCGATCTTGGTAAAAAAACATACCTTTTGAGTTTTGCATCTGGCAAGTCACTTGGACGCGAAATGTTTTCAGACAACAAATCCATATACAGAGAATCGGTTCGATATTTCCGTTCGTCTGAATCAGGAAACCAGGAAGTGATTTTAAGAGAATCACTTGCTGACAAATATAGAACAAGTTTTAGATTAAACAAATCCAATCGTCACTATATTTACAGTGCTGGCATTCACTCAGTGATACCGATGGTTTTACCAGATACTGAACATTATGCCGTATCTTCTGTATCCGATTTTCTTTCAAACCCATCGATAAAGTTTAGTTCTATCGCACCTAAAAAACCTGATGTTTCGGTGACTGGATGGAAGTCTTCGCTGGAGAATGAAATTAATGCTGGTCTTCTTGTTTGGGAAACAAACGGTAAAAAAGAAGGATATGCACCGTATAGCGTTAATTATGCGGAAATAGGTTGGTGCCAAAATAACAGTTTGTGTATTGGAGATCGTCCACTGCTTTCTGTTTCTGGTAAGATTGAAAATACTGCCACTTTGTACGTTAATCAAAAAATTGGAACATCGGCTCAATACACAAATGATTTTAGTGGAGTGGCATACTATCTAGGTCGAGAAAACTCGGGATTATTTGTTTTACATTCTGGAATTCAAACCGGTGTTCATAATTTATTCTTTTTAAAACAGTTTTTGCAGATCGATGATCTGCCAAAGCCGTTACACGTTCGTTTGGTGGAAGGAAAAGAAGCGGCACGAAATTCTGCTATTGATGACCGCTTCTGGATTGGATATAAACTTTATACTTCGGCAATGATTGAGGACTAAGGTTTTTTGTTTAAAAACTCTTTGTGTTTTTCTTCGGGTAAATCAAAGAGTTTTTTAACTTCCTTGTGAAAGATTAGAAAGTTTTTTTCTGATTCAATAAACAATGATTCAAAACTAACTTCTCCTGAATGATAACGTAAAGCACCTAAAAAGTCCTCGTTATTCCATTCTCTTGTTAAAAATTCCTTGGATTTTTCCTCTGGAACTAATTTTTTTTGAATCACTTCTTCTTTGAAATTTTTGATGATAGATTGTTTTTGAATTCGTTTTGATTCCAAATCCAAATCTGAAGAATATAAAGTTTTTAATTCTTCTGCATATTTTTTTAAAAGATCGAGTGTGACTTCTCTACGGATTTTATCTTTTTTGAATTTTTGTAGATTGAGACTTGATTCTCCTTCTTTTTTTGTATAATAGATTTCTACACCTTTTTCTTCCACATAACTCGCATAAGATTCGTTCAAAATAGAGTCCCCAGGTAAGTAAGCAGTCGCATGTGCCATTTCATGGAAAACAAGGCCTACAAGTCTATGGTCAGCCCAGGTAAGTTGTGGTGACAAAACGGGATCAGAAAACCAACCAAGTGTCGAGTATCCGCCAATGGCACGGATTCGAGTGTCGTATCCTTCGGATTGTAATTCTTTTTCGAGACTGAGCGCCATTGTTTTATCAAAGAAACCTTTGTAGGGAACGGTCCCTGCTATGGGAAACCACCATGTATAGGATTTGAATTCGAATGCCTCAGACGCACTGACGTTCCATCCAATTTCTTCTCGGTCTAATTTTGTATAGTATTCGAAGCCACCTTTTTCATTTAATGCGAGTTCCCCGATGGCAAAATTTCTTGCTTCTCGGATTAAAAGTAATTTTTGTTTTGTTTTTGAATCTAAATCTGGCCGGTTTAGAATATCTTCTATTTTTTCACGACCCAAGATAATGGAAGATTGTTCCTTACCTAAGTGAAATAAATACGGTAAACACCCATAAAGAAAAATGGGAATCAGCAGAATCGTAAATATTCTCGGAATCTTTTTGGTTCGACAAGGATGGGGAATCGACAAAAGTGGAAGTGGTTTTGGCATTCTATGGAAAGAAAAACTTCGATTCCGCCAGTCGTCTACATTAACTTTGCCCTAGTTTTTGTACTTTTGTTTGCGATCTTCTTTCCAGAAATAAGATCTGCTGTAACAAAACTATTTGCTTCCCCAAAACCGATATCCGCAAGCAAACAGACCCAGGCCATCCAGATCCAAACGAGTTTTCGCAATGTTTACCGCGAAGCACAACAATTTGTAGTTTCAATACGTACGAAAAAAACAGAAATGATCTTTCATCCTTATGCTTTTGGTGAAAGTAGGGAAGACCGGATTTCTTCCATTGGTAGTGGATTTATTATCGATGAAAGGGGTTTCGTAGTTACGAATTACCATGTCATTAAAAATGCAGAAATCATTGAGATCATCATGTCAGATGGTCGTATTTTTCCAGCTCGGTATGTGGGAAGCCATGAACGAGCCGACATTGCCCTTTTGAAAATCCCAAGTAACGACCGTTTTACTCCCGCTTTTTTAGGTAATTCCGATGAAATTGAAGTGGGGGACTGGGCCATTGCTGTTGGTTCGCCGTATGGACTGGAAAAAACTTTTACTGTCGGAGTGGTATCTGCCAAATCACGAGAAGATTTAGATGAGACGGGACAGACTCATATCCAAACAGATACAGCAATCAATCCTGGGTCTAGTGGTGGACCACTGTTGAACATTTATGGTGAAGTCATCGGTATCAACCGAATGATTCGATCCTCTTCTGGTGCCAGTGCCGGGATTGGGTTTGCGATTCCCATCAGTTATGCCAAACGTGTGCTCCGCCAAATCGAACAAAACGTCGGGCAAAACATTCGCCCCGCCACTCTTGGAGTTATGGCCACAGCACCTCTGCCGGATCATCGACGCTCTCTTGGGATTCCTGGGGAAACCGTTGGTGTTTTGGTCTATGATATCGAACCCAATTCCTCTGCCGAAAAGGGCGGACTGCGACGTTATGACTTTATTGAGGGCGCCAATGGCCTCCAAATCCGCCATATCAACGATTTAAGGGAACAAGTGGGACTTGTTGGTCTCGGGGGCGTCTTACGGTTGAAGATATTACGGGATACCCAAGAGATGGAATTATCGATCCCTTTGGTCGAAGCCGCCTATAAAAAAGGCCAGTAAATTTTATGAGAAGAAATATAGTCCACTCGGGTGCTGATGCACTCATTTATGAAATCCGCCAGATTGTAGCCCTTGCCAAACAAATTGAGGTAATGGGAGTCGATATTACCTGGGAAAATATTGGAGACCCAATCCAAAAGGGAGAATCCGTTCCCGATTGGATGAAAGACATTGTCAGTGGACTTGTCGCCCAAAATAAATCTTGGGCCTATACGGCGACACAAGGGGATGAAACCACTCGTAAATTTTTAGCATCCAAAGTGAATGAAAGAGGTGGAGCCCAAATCACATCAGAGGATATTTTATTTTTTAATGGCCTCGGTGATGCTGTTGCAAAAATTTTTGGATTTATGAGAAGGGAAGCAAGGATTCTTGGACCTTCTCCCGCCTACTCTACGTTATCTTCTGCAGAAGCAGCACATTCTGGATATGAACATTTAACTTATGAATTAAATCCAGATAACGATTGGATGCCTGACTTAGAAGACATCGAAAACAAAGTAAAGTATAATGATTCCATCGCTGGAATTTTACTCATCAATCCTGATAATCCAACGGGTGCAGTGTATCCGAAAGAAGTCATGCGTGAGATTGTAAAAATTTGTGAGAAGTATGACATCATCTTAATCTGCGACGAAACTTATGCCCATGTCAATTATTCGGAATGGGGTAGTATTCACTTATCTGAAGTCATCGGTGATAAAGTTTGTGGATTTGCTCTTAGGTCCATTTCAAAAGAATTTCCGTGGCCTGGTGCTCGTTGTGGTTGGCTCGAAGTGTTTAATCGTAAAAACGATCCAACTTTTGAAAGATACATCAAATCTTTGTTAGATGCTAAGATGTTGGAAGTTTGTTCCACAACTTTACCGCAACTTTCGATTCCGGTTGTGTATTCCCATCCTCAATTTTTGGATCATTTGAAATTTAGAAATCAGAAGTTCAAAAAAAGAGCAGAGAAAGCAACTTCAATCTTAACTGGAATTCCAGGTGTGAAAGTCATCCAACCCAAAGGTGCGTTTTATCTAACCGTTCTATTTGAGGATGGAGCCTTAAAACCAAATATGACTCTTCCCATCACAAATACCAAGGTTCGTGACTTTGTGGCACCACTTATGGACAAAGCTGCTCTCGATAGAAGATTCGTGTTACATTTGTTAGCTTCTGCTGGGATTTGTGTAGTCCCTCTCAGTTCTTTTTGTTGTAGTCGAAATGGATTTCGAGTTACTTTACTTGAAGAAGACGAAACAAAGTTTGAATGGATTTATACAACTCTCGCAGAAAATATAAGGAAGTATTTAGCATCCTAAATGAATTCTCGCGGTAGATATAAAATTGGAATTTTCGATTCAGGTCTCGGGGGACTATCTGTAATTCGTACCTTATGGAAAGAAACTTCTAACATTGATTATATCTATTTCGGTGATTTAATCAACTCACCGTATGGCCAAAAATCCAAATCGGAAGTATTGGAACTTTCAAAAAATGCGTTTGAGTATTTAATCGAAAAAGATTGTGAAGCCGTGTTATTTGCCTGTAATACTGCTACTTCAGCAGCCGCAGACTTTCTTCGTGCAAAACAGTCGGTTCCTATATTTGGAATGGAACCAGCTTTGAAACCTGCCGTGAATCAGAACCCAGGTGTCAAAATTGCTGTATTTGCAACAGACCTCACATTAAAAGAAGATAAATTTAAAAACTTAGTATCAGGGTTTCCTGTTGGGACCGAGATACTTCCCGTTCCTTGTGAGGGACTAGCCAAACTTATTGATAAAGATCTTTGGGAAGATGCTTGGGACTTGTTTGATTCTAAAATCAAAACTGTAATCAACGACTGTGATGTTTTTGTGTTAGGTTGTACCCATTATGTTTTTTTGAAAGAACGAATTCTTTACAATTACCCTAAGGTAAAAGTTTATGATGGAAATTTGGGAACCACACTTCATATGAAACGGATTTTGAATCTTCCTGATTTTTTCGAAAATAAAAACCAATTGGATATTCTTTTAAATACTTCGGACTCTGATTACGTTCATCTTGCGGGAAGGATTGCTAAAACAATTACACCCAACCACACTCTTTCCCTAATTAATACCACTACAGGAAAACTTCATGTCTGATTCAAATAAAGTAACATACAAAGATGCCGGTGTTGATACCGAAAAAGGACAAGAGTTTGTAAAAAGAATCAAAGCTAATGTGGCATCTACTCATAACAAAAATGTTTTGGGTGGACTTGGTGGATTTGCCGCCTGTTATGATGTTAGTTTTTTGAAATCATATAACGAACCAATTCTTTTGTCTGGAACCGATGGAGTTGGAACCAAACTTCAAGTGGCTCGACTATTAGATGTTCATGATACCGTTGGAATTGATCTCGTAGCAATGTGCGTGAATGATATTCTTGTAAATGGAGGAAAACCTCTATTCTTTCAAGATTACATCGCTTGCGGTAAACTATATTTACCTAGAATGGAAGCCATTGTTTCGGGGATTGTAAAAGGTTGCCAATTAGCAGACTGCGCACTCGTGGGTGGTGAAACTGCAGAACATCCAGGAGTGATGCCTGATGATGAATATGATTTAGCAGGTTTTGTTGTTGGTGTGGTCGAAAAACAAAAAATGATTGATGGACGAACGATCAAAGCTGGTGATTCGATCATCGGACTAGGTTCTTCTGGACCACATAGCAATGGTTTTTCGCTCATAAGAAGGTTGTTATTAAAAGATGGAAAGTTACCTTATTCCACATCCGAATTAGATTTTTTAAAAGATCATGTTTTTAAACCAACCAAGATATATGTAAAAACGATCCTTTCTTTAATTGAAAAGATTTCGATTAAAGGAATGGTTCATATAACAGGAGGGGGGTTTTACGAAAATATCCCTCGAGTATTGCCTGCTGGTATTGGTGCTGAAATCAATTCTCTTCCAGAAAGTTATGTTTTTTCCAAATTGGAAAAAGACCATTCATTGGATCGTCATGATATGTATGGAACTTTTAATATGGGAATTGGTTATATTTTGGTTGTTGATCCAAAAATAGAGGACTCTGTTTTGGCTGAATTACGTACGCTCGGTGAAGAACCATATTTGATTGGTAAAACCGATTCAACCGGAAAAATTACCATCAAGTAGTTACCGGAAAACTAACCTTAAAGATTGTCCTACCTTGAGTAGATTCAAACTCAACGTTTGCATTATGCCTATTGGCAATTTCTTTTACAAGGTATAATCCGAGTCCAAGCCCGTCACCAGTAGTTTTGGTTGAGAAAAAAGGCATAAATATTTTGGAATGATTTTCTTGCGGGATTCCAATACCTGAGTCTTCAATTTCTACATAAACAATTTCAGATTTTTTAAAACTACGAATTTGTAATGTACCTTTTGTGGCTACTGCTTGTATCGAATTCCAAATGATTTGGCTCCAGAGTTGTACTAAATCTCCTTGAATACACCTAACATTACCACTATATTCTAGGTTTAGAACCAGATTGATATCTCTTAAAAAATGTTCTTTATAAAGTGAAATTGCTGAATGGATTGTATCTGATAATGAATAATCACTTAGTTCTAAATTGGATTGTAAACCAGCAAAGTTTTTTAATGTATATGTGATTTTTGAAAGTCTTTTTACTGAATATAAAATATGTTCTGATGATTGTTTTACAAGTAATAACCTGCGAAGAATTCGGTAGTCTTCTGCATTACGAATGACCGCTTTAATTTTTGTGATTACTGGATTTGAAAGGTTACGAATCCCTGAGTCGACAAAAAGTTCTGCCAATTTTTCCTCTAGCGGAACTGAATGTAGTTTGAAACTTTCGATCATCGATTTTCGCGCTTGCCTATTGGAAAGTCCTGTTAAGATGCGAAGTCCACTTTGATCATTATCAAGTATAAATTGAATCAGT includes these proteins:
- the murI gene encoding glutamate racemase produces the protein MNSRGRYKIGIFDSGLGGLSVIRTLWKETSNIDYIYFGDLINSPYGQKSKSEVLELSKNAFEYLIEKDCEAVLFACNTATSAAADFLRAKQSVPIFGMEPALKPAVNQNPGVKIAVFATDLTLKEDKFKNLVSGFPVGTEILPVPCEGLAKLIDKDLWEDAWDLFDSKIKTVINDCDVFVLGCTHYVFLKERILYNYPKVKVYDGNLGTTLHMKRILNLPDFFENKNQLDILLNTSDSDYVHLAGRIAKTITPNHTLSLINTTTGKLHV
- a CDS encoding aminopeptidase — encoded protein: MPKPLPLLSIPHPCRTKKIPRIFTILLIPIFLYGCLPYLFHLGKEQSSIILGREKIEDILNRPDLDSKTKQKLLLIREARNFAIGELALNEKGGFEYYTKLDREEIGWNVSASEAFEFKSYTWWFPIAGTVPYKGFFDKTMALSLEKELQSEGYDTRIRAIGGYSTLGWFSDPVLSPQLTWADHRLVGLVFHEMAHATAYLPGDSILNESYASYVEEKGVEIYYTKKEGESSLNLQKFKKDKIRREVTLDLLKKYAEELKTLYSSDLDLESKRIQKQSIIKNFKEEVIQKKLVPEEKSKEFLTREWNNEDFLGALRYHSGEVSFESLFIESEKNFLIFHKEVKKLFDLPEEKHKEFLNKKP
- the purM gene encoding phosphoribosylformylglycinamidine cyclo-ligase, yielding MSDSNKVTYKDAGVDTEKGQEFVKRIKANVASTHNKNVLGGLGGFAACYDVSFLKSYNEPILLSGTDGVGTKLQVARLLDVHDTVGIDLVAMCVNDILVNGGKPLFFQDYIACGKLYLPRMEAIVSGIVKGCQLADCALVGGETAEHPGVMPDDEYDLAGFVVGVVEKQKMIDGRTIKAGDSIIGLGSSGPHSNGFSLIRRLLLKDGKLPYSTSELDFLKDHVFKPTKIYVKTILSLIEKISIKGMVHITGGGFYENIPRVLPAGIGAEINSLPESYVFSKLEKDHSLDRHDMYGTFNMGIGYILVVDPKIEDSVLAELRTLGEEPYLIGKTDSTGKITIK
- a CDS encoding S1C family serine protease, translated to MERKTSIPPVVYINFALVFVLLFAIFFPEIRSAVTKLFASPKPISASKQTQAIQIQTSFRNVYREAQQFVVSIRTKKTEMIFHPYAFGESREDRISSIGSGFIIDERGFVVTNYHVIKNAEIIEIIMSDGRIFPARYVGSHERADIALLKIPSNDRFTPAFLGNSDEIEVGDWAIAVGSPYGLEKTFTVGVVSAKSREDLDETGQTHIQTDTAINPGSSGGPLLNIYGEVIGINRMIRSSSGASAGIGFAIPISYAKRVLRQIEQNVGQNIRPATLGVMATAPLPDHRRSLGIPGETVGVLVYDIEPNSSAEKGGLRRYDFIEGANGLQIRHINDLREQVGLVGLGGVLRLKILRDTQEMELSIPLVEAAYKKGQ
- a CDS encoding pyridoxal phosphate-dependent aminotransferase yields the protein MRRNIVHSGADALIYEIRQIVALAKQIEVMGVDITWENIGDPIQKGESVPDWMKDIVSGLVAQNKSWAYTATQGDETTRKFLASKVNERGGAQITSEDILFFNGLGDAVAKIFGFMRREARILGPSPAYSTLSSAEAAHSGYEHLTYELNPDNDWMPDLEDIENKVKYNDSIAGILLINPDNPTGAVYPKEVMREIVKICEKYDIILICDETYAHVNYSEWGSIHLSEVIGDKVCGFALRSISKEFPWPGARCGWLEVFNRKNDPTFERYIKSLLDAKMLEVCSTTLPQLSIPVVYSHPQFLDHLKFRNQKFKKRAEKATSILTGIPGVKVIQPKGAFYLTVLFEDGALKPNMTLPITNTKVRDFVAPLMDKAALDRRFVLHLLASAGICVVPLSSFCCSRNGFRVTLLEEDETKFEWIYTTLAENIRKYLAS